The Clostridium sp. AWRP genome has a window encoding:
- a CDS encoding YybS family protein, translating to MQNKTYNTRALAEAGLTIALTVIIMLVNIYVPIVSVVANFLVPIPITILYIRHNYKVTLISVIASGIFIAMFYNPIYAISSIIMVGFTGVALGYCVKNKKSFGTTIIVLSIAMALGTTIYTTIYIVLMSNDGIYGFVSKIVKNFNQSMEISKSIYKQAGVSSSQLAPVEELIKMFTPEYIMRLIPGVIIASSVILAYLNYTITRAVLKKLKYEVNEAKPFNQWYMNTRIGTLVGIILVLGILFDRNNMAIGQYLINSSGLILELVFLLDGVSLVTYYLMNRYKVSKKIIVLIIVFTVMTKLSLVYGLAGFIDMVFDFRKLDPYRKLKK from the coding sequence ATGCAGAATAAGACATATAACACAAGAGCCCTAGCAGAAGCAGGACTTACAATAGCACTTACAGTAATAATAATGCTTGTAAACATATATGTACCTATAGTTTCCGTAGTTGCTAATTTTTTAGTACCAATACCTATAACGATTTTGTATATTAGGCATAATTATAAGGTTACTTTGATTTCTGTAATAGCTAGTGGTATATTTATAGCAATGTTTTATAATCCTATATATGCAATATCTTCAATAATAATGGTTGGATTTACAGGAGTTGCACTAGGATATTGTGTGAAAAATAAAAAAAGTTTTGGAACTACAATTATCGTTCTTTCCATAGCAATGGCTTTAGGGACAACAATTTATACGACTATATACATAGTTTTAATGAGTAATGATGGGATATATGGTTTTGTAAGTAAGATAGTGAAAAATTTCAACCAATCTATGGAGATAAGTAAAAGTATTTATAAGCAGGCAGGGGTATCCAGTAGTCAATTGGCACCTGTAGAAGAGTTAATTAAGATGTTTACACCAGAATACATTATGAGACTTATTCCAGGAGTAATTATAGCTAGTTCGGTTATTTTGGCATATCTAAATTACACAATAACAAGGGCTGTGCTTAAAAAGTTAAAATATGAAGTTAATGAAGCAAAACCTTTTAATCAATGGTATATGAATACAAGAATAGGAACATTAGTTGGTATTATACTTGTTTTGGGAATATTATTTGATAGAAACAACATGGCAATTGGACAGTATTTGATTAATTCTTCAGGACTTATACTTGAACTTGTATTTTTACTAGATGGAGTATCATTGGTTACATACTATCTTATGAATAGGTATAAGGTATCTAAAAAAATTATTGTTTTGATTATAGTATTTACAGTTATGACTAAGCTGTCCCTAGTGTATGGCTTGGCTGGATTTATAGACATGGTATTTGACTTTAGAAAACTAGACCCTTATAGAAAATTGAAAAAATAG
- the rpsR gene encoding 30S ribosomal protein S18, which translates to MANNREGGRRNSGKMRRAKRKVCAFCMDKSEFIDYKDINKLRKYVTERGKILPRRISGNCAKHQRELTVAIKRARNIALLPFTTE; encoded by the coding sequence ATGGCAAATAATAGAGAAGGCGGAAGAAGAAATTCCGGAAAAATGAGAAGAGCTAAGAGAAAGGTTTGTGCTTTTTGTATGGACAAATCTGAATTTATAGATTATAAAGATATAAATAAATTAAGAAAATATGTTACAGAAAGAGGAAAGATCCTTCCAAGGAGAATTTCTGGAAACTGTGCAAAACATCAAAGAGAACTTACAGTAGCTATAAAGAGAGCTAGGAACATAGCTTTACTGCCATTTACAACAGAGTAG
- the lonC gene encoding Lon family ATP-dependent protease gives MKLQFVDGLNRELNDSIPINTQVKVLYDLLKKIMDKGTVNSRVVRYNLKGYMNSENLFERIYALNKIVSDGKGLTEIPDESNVYDALENTNNWIAETLAERYVRTKIEKEVEKNLTEHQDKYMDEVRLSIIKKRKGPENAKTLKKYAQLEVLDSKGLSKNIQKLLRPETFDEIIGQERAIKSILSKIASPYPQHIILYGPPGVGKTTAARIALEEAKKLKFTPFRKDAKFVEVDGSTLRWDPREITNPLLGSVHDPIYQGTKRDLAEVGVPEPKPGLVTEAHGGVLFIDEIGELDEMLQNKLLKVLEDKRVEFSSSYYDPDDENMPKYIKYLFEKGAPADFLLIGATTREPSEINPALRSRCTEVYFEPLSVNDIQKIVEDAAEKLNIEIEGGVSELISKYTIEGRKAINILSDVYGYVLYNNGINDLNDKVKISVEDLKKVISISRFVPFEEVPSKSTYEIGHIYGLGVSGYIGSTIEIEAVTFEAKEKGKGIVRFNDTAGSMAKDSVFNAASVIRKITDKDMSDYDIHVNVIGGGRIDGPSAGAAITVCIISALLQKPLRQDVAVTGEISLRGKIKPVGGIFEKAYGARRKGIKTMVLPIENFKEVPTDIKDIEIKAVSNIEELMELIF, from the coding sequence GTGAAATTACAATTTGTTGATGGATTAAATAGGGAATTAAATGATTCTATTCCAATAAATACTCAAGTAAAAGTTTTATATGATCTTTTGAAAAAAATAATGGATAAAGGTACTGTGAACTCTAGAGTAGTAAGGTATAATTTAAAAGGTTATATGAATAGTGAGAATTTGTTTGAAAGAATATACGCTCTAAATAAAATAGTTAGTGATGGAAAAGGATTAACTGAGATACCAGATGAATCAAATGTATATGATGCGCTAGAAAATACTAATAATTGGATAGCAGAAACATTGGCAGAAAGATATGTAAGGACTAAGATTGAAAAGGAAGTAGAGAAAAACCTTACAGAACATCAAGATAAATATATGGATGAGGTTAGACTCAGTATTATAAAAAAGCGAAAAGGGCCTGAAAACGCAAAAACTTTGAAAAAGTATGCTCAACTTGAGGTGCTGGATTCTAAGGGACTTAGCAAAAATATTCAAAAACTTCTAAGGCCAGAAACTTTTGATGAAATAATTGGCCAAGAAAGAGCTATAAAGTCTATACTATCTAAAATAGCATCACCCTATCCGCAGCATATAATTTTATATGGGCCACCGGGAGTAGGTAAAACTACAGCAGCTAGAATTGCTTTAGAAGAAGCAAAAAAGTTAAAATTTACGCCTTTTAGAAAGGATGCCAAGTTTGTAGAGGTAGATGGGAGTACTTTAAGGTGGGATCCTAGAGAAATTACAAATCCACTTCTTGGATCTGTACATGATCCTATATATCAAGGAACTAAGAGAGATTTAGCAGAAGTAGGAGTACCAGAACCAAAACCTGGACTTGTTACAGAAGCCCATGGAGGAGTACTTTTCATTGATGAAATAGGAGAACTTGATGAAATGCTCCAAAATAAACTACTAAAAGTACTGGAAGATAAAAGAGTTGAATTTTCATCTTCATATTATGATCCAGATGATGAGAATATGCCCAAATATATAAAGTATTTATTTGAGAAGGGAGCTCCTGCAGATTTTTTACTTATAGGAGCTACTACAAGGGAACCAAGTGAAATAAATCCTGCTCTTAGATCAAGATGTACTGAAGTTTATTTTGAGCCGCTTTCTGTGAATGATATACAAAAAATAGTGGAAGATGCGGCTGAAAAACTTAATATTGAAATTGAGGGCGGAGTATCTGAACTTATAAGTAAATATACAATTGAAGGCAGAAAAGCTATTAACATATTATCGGATGTCTATGGATATGTCCTTTATAATAATGGAATAAATGATTTAAATGATAAAGTTAAAATTTCAGTAGAGGATTTAAAGAAAGTTATATCTATAAGTAGATTTGTACCTTTTGAAGAAGTTCCTTCAAAGTCTACCTATGAAATTGGTCATATTTATGGACTAGGAGTAAGTGGATATATAGGTTCTACTATAGAAATAGAAGCCGTTACGTTTGAAGCTAAAGAAAAGGGCAAGGGAATTGTAAGATTTAATGATACAGCAGGAAGTATGGCAAAAGATTCTGTCTTTAATGCCGCTTCAGTTATAAGAAAGATAACAGATAAAGATATGAGTGATTATGATATCCATGTAAATGTAATAGGGGGAGGAAGGATTGATGGTCCTTCAGCAGGAGCTGCTATTACAGTGTGTATTATAAGTGCCCTTTTACAAAAACCTTTAAGGCAAGATGTAGCTGTAACAGGAGAAATATCTTTAAGAGGAAAGATAAAACCTGTAGGTGGAATATTTGAGAAAGCTTATGGTGCCAGGAGAAAAGGAATAAAGACAATGGTATTACCTATAGAAAATTTCAAAGAAGTACCTACTGATATTAAGGATATAGAAATTAAGGCTGTATCAAATATTGAGGAACTTATGGAATTGATCTTTTGA
- the rplI gene encoding 50S ribosomal protein L9, giving the protein MKVILLKDIKTLGKKGQVINASDGYARNYLIPRGVAEEANQSNLHILNNKKEAERKEKLAEIEAAQKLAASLKGKEIKLTVKSGENGRLFGSITGKDISDELNKKFHINVDKKKIAVNNIRQLGTYDVEVKLYPEISTKIKVVIAEK; this is encoded by the coding sequence ATGAAAGTTATATTATTAAAGGACATAAAAACTTTAGGGAAAAAGGGGCAAGTAATAAATGCTTCAGACGGATATGCTAGAAATTATTTAATACCAAGGGGAGTTGCAGAAGAAGCAAATCAGTCAAATCTTCATATATTGAATAACAAAAAGGAAGCAGAGAGAAAAGAAAAGCTTGCTGAAATAGAAGCAGCGCAAAAACTTGCTGCTAGTTTAAAGGGAAAAGAGATAAAATTAACTGTAAAATCAGGAGAAAATGGAAGGTTGTTTGGATCAATAACGGGAAAAGACATTTCAGATGAATTAAACAAGAAATTTCATATAAATGTGGATAAAAAGAAAATAGCAGTTAACAACATAAGACAACTTGGTACCTATGATGTAGAAGTTAAATTGTATCCTGAGATATCCACTAAAATAAAAGTAGTTATTGCAGAGAAATAA
- a CDS encoding DHH family phosphoesterase translates to MDNKYNYFIKGNKVYMVIIALLILILMAYGHMIVGIIAICLYAFLVIYNVKNTEYKKSKWKKFIEDFSSQLDIATRNTLVKLPFPLVIIKITGDVLWYNQNFSSILEGKDILGQNIKNVVRDFNVKQVANGKETIFRYIKIKDKYYDIYTNIVDTSENSKDKIILLYFYDVTKPFKIMNSVNANKDAVMLMEVDNFDDVVKPMEEDDRPLIIAEIERTINSYAQNLNAMIRKYESNKYVFCIQNKYIEKEMEKKFEILDTIREINMGNKLAVTLSIGIGRGGDTPLENEKYAVSAKELALGRGGDQAVVKNGDKLLFYGGKTKEIEKRTKVRARVIAQALVDIIKDSRNVFIIGHMKPDIDCLGSAVGIRSVVSLMNKECFIILDDSNESIKVILDKIKEEKEYDNVFIHSKNCEDKIDENSLLIIVDVHSEGHVQNMQLVKKFDRIVIIDHHRRTTDLIKNSLLSYIEPYASSTSELVTEMLPYMVEKPNIKPIEAEALLAGICVDTKNFYFKTGVRTFEAASFLRRLGADTIDIKKLFSYDFETYLKRAEIIKSAKINNGIAIAVCPPEMANLLLVAQAADELLNITGIQASFVFVKIKDEVFISARSLGDINVQVILEGLGGGGHMTMAGAKLESVTIDEAIEKLDEAINEYTEESEE, encoded by the coding sequence ATGGATAATAAGTACAATTACTTTATAAAGGGTAATAAAGTGTACATGGTGATAATTGCTCTTCTTATTTTAATATTGATGGCATATGGGCATATGATAGTTGGAATTATAGCTATTTGTCTATATGCATTTCTTGTAATTTACAATGTAAAAAATACCGAATATAAAAAAAGTAAGTGGAAAAAGTTTATAGAAGATTTTTCATCTCAACTGGATATAGCTACCAGAAATACACTAGTAAAACTTCCCTTTCCACTTGTTATAATAAAAATCACCGGTGATGTACTCTGGTATAATCAAAATTTTTCCTCTATACTAGAAGGAAAAGACATACTAGGTCAAAATATTAAGAATGTGGTAAGAGATTTTAATGTTAAGCAGGTGGCAAATGGAAAGGAAACTATATTTAGATATATAAAGATTAAGGATAAATATTATGATATATATACTAATATAGTTGATACTTCAGAAAACTCTAAGGATAAAATTATACTCTTATATTTCTATGACGTAACAAAACCCTTTAAAATTATGAATTCAGTAAATGCAAACAAAGATGCAGTAATGTTAATGGAAGTGGACAATTTTGATGATGTAGTAAAGCCTATGGAAGAAGATGATAGGCCACTTATAATAGCTGAAATAGAGAGAACTATAAATAGTTATGCTCAAAATTTAAATGCTATGATAAGAAAGTATGAATCAAATAAATATGTATTCTGCATACAAAATAAGTATATAGAAAAAGAAATGGAAAAGAAATTTGAAATACTTGATACTATTAGAGAAATAAATATGGGAAATAAACTTGCAGTAACTTTAAGTATTGGAATTGGCAGGGGTGGTGATACTCCCTTGGAGAATGAAAAATATGCAGTATCGGCTAAGGAATTAGCACTAGGACGTGGAGGAGATCAGGCAGTTGTAAAAAATGGAGATAAACTTTTGTTTTATGGAGGAAAGACTAAGGAAATTGAAAAAAGAACAAAAGTAAGGGCTAGGGTAATAGCTCAGGCTCTTGTAGATATAATAAAGGATAGTAGAAATGTATTTATAATTGGACACATGAAACCAGATATAGATTGTTTAGGATCTGCTGTTGGAATTCGCAGTGTAGTTAGTTTAATGAATAAAGAATGCTTTATCATATTAGATGATAGTAATGAAAGCATAAAAGTTATATTAGATAAGATAAAAGAAGAGAAGGAATACGATAATGTTTTTATACACAGCAAAAATTGTGAAGATAAGATAGATGAAAATAGTCTTCTTATAATTGTAGATGTACATAGTGAAGGACATGTACAAAATATGCAATTAGTTAAGAAGTTTGATAGAATAGTTATAATAGATCATCATAGAAGGACTACAGATCTCATTAAAAATTCTCTTTTAAGTTACATTGAACCTTATGCTTCATCTACCTCTGAGTTGGTTACTGAGATGCTGCCTTATATGGTAGAAAAACCAAATATAAAACCAATAGAGGCAGAAGCACTTCTTGCAGGCATATGTGTGGATACAAAGAATTTTTATTTTAAAACTGGTGTAAGAACTTTTGAGGCTGCTTCATTTTTAAGAAGATTGGGAGCAGACACCATAGATATAAAAAAGCTTTTTTCCTATGATTTTGAGACTTATTTAAAGAGAGCTGAAATTATAAAATCAGCAAAGATAAATAATGGTATTGCTATAGCAGTATGTCCTCCAGAAATGGCAAATTTATTATTAGTTGCCCAAGCAGCAGATGAGCTACTAAATATTACAGGTATTCAAGCATCCTTTGTTTTTGTTAAAATAAAAGATGAAGTATTTATTAGTGCTAGATCCTTAGGGGATATAAATGTTCAAGTTATACTTGAAGGCCTAGGAGGGGGAGGGCATATGACTATGGCAGGAGCTAAATTAGAATCCGTAACCATAGATGAGGCTATAGAAAAATTAGATGAGGCTATAAATGAATATACTGAGGAGAGTGAAGAATAG
- the ssb gene encoding single-stranded DNA-binding protein → MNKVVLIGRLTKDPELRFTPGNGTAVTTFTIAVDRRFSKDGQREADFIPIVVWGKQAESTANYMSKGKLIGISGRIQTRNYEAKDGTRRYVTEVIAEEVQFLEWGEKSAKNSYSQTSSENFGKTQNFDENIYGEDITPVDDGDIPF, encoded by the coding sequence TTGAATAAGGTTGTTTTAATTGGAAGATTAACCAAAGATCCAGAATTGAGATTTACACCGGGAAATGGTACAGCAGTTACCACTTTTACTATAGCCGTTGATAGGAGATTTTCTAAGGATGGACAGAGAGAAGCGGATTTTATTCCTATAGTTGTATGGGGAAAACAAGCTGAGTCTACAGCAAATTATATGAGTAAAGGAAAACTTATAGGTATTAGTGGTAGAATCCAGACTAGAAATTATGAAGCTAAAGACGGTACTAGAAGATATGTTACTGAGGTTATTGCAGAAGAAGTTCAATTCCTAGAATGGGGAGAGAAATCTGCAAAGAACTCGTATAGTCAAACTTCATCTGAAAATTTTGGAAAAACTCAAAACTTTGATGAGAATATTTATGGAGAGGATATTACTCCAGTAGATGATGGAGATATACCTTTTTAA
- a CDS encoding mechanosensitive ion channel family protein, translating to MKESGIFSFFKVGMNEDNINIGKISISTQTMYNFMWIIIKVIFILIVMYLIVKLGNKIINRYVSRQKNFKISLNDKRAKTIGAILKSVLRYSVYFFGIFTIITVISPKVGVTGLTFAGIGGVAVGLGAQSIIKDIINGFFILFEDQFSVGDYISIDDKSGIVESMELRVTKIRDFNGDLHIIPNGLISKVTNHSKGSIRITVDVEISYDEDIQKVIEIMTQLCEDFAKENSSITQAPTVQGITNIKDNRVTIRVAGKAKAMTQWDMEMKLRREIGESLKKENIKTPYLVIKNLKGE from the coding sequence AATGAAGATAATATTAATATAGGTAAAATATCCATATCTACACAAACTATGTATAATTTTATGTGGATAATTATTAAAGTGATATTTATACTTATAGTTATGTATCTCATCGTTAAATTAGGAAACAAAATAATAAACAGATATGTTTCAAGACAGAAAAATTTTAAAATTTCATTGAATGATAAAAGAGCTAAAACTATAGGAGCTATTTTAAAAAGTGTATTAAGGTATTCAGTATACTTTTTTGGAATATTTACAATAATTACAGTCATATCACCTAAAGTAGGTGTAACTGGTTTAACTTTTGCAGGAATAGGAGGTGTGGCTGTTGGATTAGGTGCTCAAAGCATTATAAAAGACATTATAAATGGATTTTTTATATTATTTGAGGATCAATTTTCCGTAGGAGATTACATAAGTATAGATGATAAAAGTGGAATCGTAGAGAGTATGGAGCTTAGAGTTACTAAAATAAGGGATTTTAATGGAGATCTTCATATAATACCTAATGGACTTATTTCAAAAGTAACGAATCATTCTAAGGGGAGCATAAGAATTACAGTAGATGTGGAAATTTCTTATGATGAGGATATTCAAAAAGTCATAGAAATAATGACACAATTATGTGAGGATTTTGCCAAAGAAAATAGTTCAATTACCCAGGCACCTACTGTTCAGGGAATAACAAATATAAAAGATAACAGAGTAACCATTAGAGTAGCTGGTAAGGCTAAGGCTATGACGCAGTGGGATATGGAGATGAAACTTAGAAGGGAAATAGGAGAATCTTTAAAAAAGGAAAACATAAAAACTCCTTATTTAGTAATAAAAAATTTAAAGGGGGAATAG
- a CDS encoding DUF951 domain-containing protein codes for MKKVYYIGDVVEMKKGHPCGSNEWEVIRLGADIKIKCCGCGRIVMLPRNKFEKSVKKIIKQNSPEGKEIQ; via the coding sequence ATGAAAAAAGTTTATTACATTGGTGATGTAGTTGAAATGAAGAAAGGACATCCTTGTGGTAGTAATGAGTGGGAAGTAATAAGACTTGGGGCAGATATAAAGATTAAGTGTTGTGGATGTGGAAGAATAGTTATGCTTCCAAGAAATAAATTTGAGAAAAGTGTAAAAAAAATAATTAAGCAAAATTCACCTGAAGGAAAAGAGATACAATAA
- a CDS encoding MazG-like family protein has translation MKKENFNIMYNVKIIEDLKANLLCIVADFFKLLTRGSNVAQESILDCISGGIIVLYLLAERLGYSHKSVDQTMKKKLKIGIIEEDKIEKDGKDLSKLYSYLKERE, from the coding sequence ATGAAAAAAGAAAATTTCAACATAATGTATAATGTTAAGATAATAGAAGATCTAAAAGCTAATCTTTTATGTATAGTAGCAGATTTTTTTAAATTGCTTACAAGAGGCAGTAATGTAGCGCAAGAATCCATACTAGACTGTATTTCCGGGGGAATAATAGTATTATATTTACTTGCAGAGAGGCTTGGCTATTCACATAAATCAGTAGATCAAACTATGAAAAAGAAATTGAAAATTGGTATAATTGAAGAAGACAAAATAGAAAAGGATGGCAAAGATTTAAGTAAACTATATAGTTATCTCAAAGAAAGGGAATAA
- the rpsF gene encoding 30S ribosomal protein S6 has product MNKYETIFILQPSLDEEACKANIEKFKGVIENGGGVIENVDVWGKRKLAYEINKVNEGYYTLINFNADPKLPKELDRVFRITDTVIRHIIVKDEK; this is encoded by the coding sequence ATGAATAAGTATGAAACTATATTTATATTACAGCCATCATTAGATGAAGAAGCTTGTAAAGCTAACATAGAAAAGTTTAAGGGTGTAATAGAAAATGGTGGAGGAGTAATAGAAAACGTTGATGTTTGGGGTAAGAGAAAACTTGCCTATGAAATAAACAAAGTTAACGAAGGATATTATACCTTAATAAATTTTAATGCTGATCCTAAATTACCAAAAGAGTTAGACAGAGTATTCAGGATTACAGATACAGTTATAAGACATATAATAGTAAAGGATGAAAAATAG
- a CDS encoding replicative DNA helicase: MDTSIRSIPHNIEAEQGVIGSMLIDKTSIVEAMEVLNTEDFYKDSHKVIFDSILDLYKKDTAVDIITLTENLKSRSKLEAAGGITYISELSGSIVSTANLKSYIKIVKDKSVLRKLIRASTKIIEESYKNQDDVVGTIDMAEKSIFDLSSNRKVSDFEPMNVVLERGFTEIERLFNNKGETTGVASGFRELDAKTSGFQKGDMVLVAARPSMGKTTFALNIAEYAALREGKKIAMFSLEMSKEQLAYKLLCSEAHVDMLNLRTGNLEDKDWENIARASGPLAAAKIFIDDTAGITIMEMRSKCRRLKMEHGIDMIVVDYLQLMSGGKGSENRQQEVSEISRSIKALAKEMECPVIALSQLSRAPEARTDHRPMLSDLRESGSIEQDADIVMFLYRDEYYDKDTEDKNIAECIIAKQRNGPTGTVKLAWMGQFSKFGNLDVIHQE; this comes from the coding sequence ATGGATACATCTATTAGAAGCATACCTCATAATATAGAGGCTGAACAAGGTGTAATTGGATCTATGCTTATTGATAAAACTTCAATAGTTGAAGCTATGGAAGTTCTAAACACCGAGGATTTTTATAAGGATTCACATAAGGTTATTTTTGATTCTATACTTGATTTATATAAAAAGGATACAGCTGTAGACATAATAACTTTGACTGAAAACTTAAAATCGAGATCAAAACTTGAAGCGGCAGGTGGTATAACTTATATAAGTGAACTAAGCGGATCAATAGTGTCTACTGCTAATTTAAAATCCTATATAAAAATTGTAAAAGATAAATCTGTCCTGAGAAAACTTATTAGGGCTTCTACCAAGATAATAGAAGAAAGTTATAAAAACCAAGATGATGTTGTAGGAACCATTGATATGGCTGAAAAATCTATATTTGATTTGTCAAGTAATAGAAAAGTTTCTGATTTTGAGCCTATGAATGTTGTACTTGAAAGAGGATTTACTGAAATAGAGAGGTTATTCAACAATAAAGGTGAAACTACAGGAGTGGCCTCTGGATTTAGAGAGTTAGATGCTAAGACGTCGGGCTTTCAAAAGGGAGATATGGTACTTGTGGCAGCTAGACCTTCTATGGGCAAAACAACTTTTGCATTAAATATAGCGGAATATGCGGCTTTAAGGGAAGGTAAAAAAATAGCTATGTTTTCTCTTGAAATGTCAAAAGAACAATTAGCTTATAAGCTCTTATGTTCTGAGGCACATGTAGATATGTTGAATTTAAGAACGGGAAATTTGGAAGATAAGGACTGGGAAAATATAGCTAGGGCTTCAGGACCTCTTGCTGCTGCAAAGATATTTATAGATGATACTGCAGGTATAACCATTATGGAAATGAGGTCTAAATGCAGAAGATTAAAGATGGAACATGGAATAGATATGATAGTTGTGGATTACCTACAGCTTATGAGCGGAGGTAAAGGCTCAGAGAATAGGCAACAGGAGGTTTCAGAGATATCCAGATCCATAAAAGCACTAGCAAAGGAAATGGAATGTCCTGTTATTGCCTTGTCACAATTATCACGTGCACCTGAAGCTAGAACGGATCATAGACCTATGTTGTCAGATTTAAGGGAATCTGGATCAATAGAGCAGGATGCAGATATAGTTATGTTTTTGTACAGGGATGAATACTATGATAAGGATACAGAAGATAAAAATATTGCGGAATGTATTATTGCAAAACAGAGAAATGGTCCTACAGGTACTGTAAAATTGGCATGGATGGGTCAGTTCAGTAAGTTTGGTAATTTAGATGTTATACATCAGGAATAG